CATTAGTCGGTAAGAACAATGACCACGATGGCTTCGTTAGGCTTAAGGAATTTAAAAAATAACCATTAGGAGGTAAGATGATTAATATTTCGTTAAGCAATGCTAATTCTGAAGCCAAAAACTTCTTAATAAAATGCTTGCAAACAGCAGGATTTGATGTTGTAAGCATAGAAAATGATCTTGTTAGTATTCAGCTAATACATGACAAGTTCTCTGTTACTGAAAAACCAAATATCCAAAAATCGATATTTCCATCTATTCCTCGCCTGCGTGGAGTCTTTGAGTTCATTGAACTGAATTATCATCAAAATATTAAATTAAAAGAAGTAGCTCAAGCAGTCGGTTATTCTCCAGCTTACTTAACCGACTTAGTGCGGAGACTTACAGGCAAAACGGTCAATAATTGGATTATTGACCGTCGGATATCAGAAGCATGTACCTTGCTTTTAGAAACTAACTACTCTGTTGAAGAGATTGCTTTAAAGGTAGGTTATCAAAATATCAATCATTTCTACTGCCAGTTTCGTGATTCCTATAAAAATACTCCCCGATCTTGGAGAGAATCGCAGCGTTGTGAAATAGTTTAGAACTAAACATATTAACTTGGAAAGTGTTGTTGGTGCAGCTGTACAGTGACTTTTTATTTGTCATAGTGACACATTAATGTCGTTGAGGCTATAAAACTTATCTCTCCTCACGTTTAGCGTCCAATGCAGATCCAGAAAATGTAACCTTGCATCCGTCTCAAGACTTAGAAACTTCTCGGGGCAAGACTATCTCGATGACACGATTTTGTCTTGATGTTATTTAATTTGGCACTGTACAACTTAAGCGCGAATTTATTGTCCTCAGTCGTTTTTCATCTTAGTTTTGTCAGTCAAGCAACACTGAAACTTGTTCCTCATCTGTCGGTATGTCAGGTTAGCAATACCTAGCGTACAGGCTGATTGATTTACTGTAGAGTAAGCCCATTTAGGAGTGGTAGCTTCATGAACCCAATCAAAATCTTAGTTCTGACCGCGAATCCTAACGTTCCAAATCATGAACCACTCCGGCTAGATGCGGAAGTTCGACAGATTGAGGAGGCTTTGAAGCGTTCTCAGCATCGCGATCGCTTTGAACTAAAAACCCAGCTTGCAACCCGAACAGAAGATTTGCGTCGGGCACTGCTCGATCATCAGCCGCAGATTGTCCACTTTTCTGGGCATGGCAGTGGAGAAAATGGATTGGTTTTAGAGAATGATGCTGGAACCTTGCAACTGATTAGCACTGAAGCCTTGGAACACCTGTTTGCCGCTTCTGAATACTGTGAGGTTGAGTGTGTTTTGCTCAATGCCTGCTACTCAGAAGTTCAGGCGATCGCCATTCACCAGATTGTAGACTGTGTGATCGGGATGAATCAGCCGATCGGGGACAAAGCTGCGGTTCAATTTGCAATTGGGTTTTATGATGCGTTAGGGGCTGGAAGGACTTACGAAGAAGCCTGTAACTATGGTCGTAGTGCAATTTTAACAGCAGGCATTCCGGAGTATGAAATTCCGGTTTTGAAGAATCGCAAGCGTCGCAGCGATCGTTTGGCTGTCGATCGATCTGCATCTCAATCAGAAGCACTGAAAGCGCCGACAACGGGCTCGATCGAATCGGGTCAACCGTCCCAGTATCAATCGTTTGGAACTGTTACGATTAGCGGCAAGAACAGCCCGTTTAATGCAATTCAGTCAGCAGGCGATGTTACGCTTAGTCAAAATTTGTCGCAGGGCAATCGCGGCAATACCGATTTGCAAGTAGCTCTGGAAGCTTTGATGAAGCTGAAGCAAGAAATCGTAGCAACCGATGCGCTTGGCAGGCTTGCGAAGAAGGAGGCGGAATCAAGAGTCGAGATGGTTCAGGAAGAATTGCAAAAGCCAAAACCAGACAAAAGTTTTATTGATGAAGTGGTAGAGGCGCTTAAAAAAGGACTGGATGGAGTTGTGACTTTGGCAACTCCTGTAACTCAAGTGGCCGCATTGATTGAAAAAGCATACGCGGGGTTGTGATGAACTGGAATAACAACAGTGATCGGCAAGCGGCGCTAGAAGTGTTGATGCAGCTAAGACAAAAAATTTCCATGACAGACGCACTCAGCACCTTTGCAAAGCGGGATGCGGAGTCGAAAGTGAATATGCTTCTGGAGGAGTTGCGAACGCCAAAGCTAGGCAAAAGCTTCACTGATGACGTTGTGGAAGCACTTAGAAAAGGACTAGAAGGAGTCGCAACTTTAGCAAGTTTTGTCACTCAAGTAGCAGCACTAATTGCAAAGGCTTACGAGGGTGACAGTGAGGACCAGAACGACTCGGGGCAGCTATCTCAAGACCAACAGCAGCATTATGAAAATGTTAATATTCAAGGAAATAACAACACCTTCAGTAGCGTTATTGCTGGTAGAGATTATTTCAGTATCACGATTGGTGATCGCATCCCTCAGCAGCTAATTCAACTAATGACCGGGAAGCGAATGCTCCTCACTGAAGAAGAAAAACAGCGGCAGCGTAGAGTGTTGCTGAACAAGGTTAAGGAATTTTGGATTGAAGGAGTTTTAAAGCGATCTCTGCATACCAAAGCCTTGATTGAATTGGGGTTGGAAGAGAGAATTGATGCGGTGAGACGTTCATTTAATGGTGTGGAAGAGTTTCCTGAGGAAGCTACGCAAGCTTTACCTGAGGGTACTAGTGCAACCAGTCGTTTCGATCAGATGGGTGAAGGGCGCACGCTCTTGATTTTGGGTGAACCTGGCTCTGGAAAAACCATCACCCTCTTAAAGCTAGCTGAAGACTTGGTTGCCCGCAGCGAGCAAGATTTGAGCCAGCCCATTCCAGTGGTATTCAACCTATCTTCCTGGGCAAAGAAGTCTCAGAAAATTGAGCAGTGGTTGATTCAAGAGCTATCGGAGAAATACCAAGTTTCCAAAGCGTTAGGGAAAGAATGGGTAGGAACTCAAAGCTTAATCCTGCTGCTGGATGGACTGGATGAGGTTAAAGCTGAGCAGCGCAATGACTGTGTAGAAGCTATAAACCAGTTCATGCAAACTCACGGTACAACCGAACTGACCATCTGTTGTCGAATCCAAGATTATAAAGCTTTAGCTTTAGTAGAAAAGTTAAGTCTGCGGAGTGCGATCGGCATTCAACCCTTAACGTCTGACCAGATCGATCGGTATTTTGAGCAGGCTGGGGAACAACTGGGATCTCTAAGAACGATTTTGAGTCATGATGCGGAGTTGCAAGGGTTAGCCACTTCGCCGCTGATGCTGAGCATCATGAGTTTGGCCTATCAAAACTCTAGCCCGAACGACATTATCCAAGGTGGCACAGCAGAAGACTATCGCCAACGCCTGTTTGACAATTATATTGACCGGATGTTTCAACGGCGAGGCACGACCCAACAGTACTCCCGACAGAAAACTCGGCATTGGCTGATTTGGCTAGCCAATCGCCTGACTGCTACTGCTCAAACGGAATTCTTGATCGAACGATTACAGCCGAGTTGGTTGCCCAACAGAAGACAACGAGTTTGTTTCCGCTTGGAGAGCAGTCTCATTGGTGGGTTGAGTGGTGGACTGAGTCTTTGCCTGAGTGGTGGGCTGAGTAGTTGGCTGATTGTTGGGTTGCACGATGGGCTGATTGTTGGGCTGTACAATGGGCTGGGTAATGGGCTGATTGTTGGGCTGAGTTATGGGCTAATGGCTATTTTTTTCGGAGATATTCAACCTATCGAAACTTTAAAGTGGTCTTGGAAAGCAGCTTGGCAGTCAGCAATGCTTGGTTTCCTTTCTGGGCTGATTATTGGGCTGGCTGTTGATCTGTTTTCTGGGTTGATTTTTGCGCTGGGTGGTGGGCTAATTTTTGGGCTGATTGGCGGATTTCGTGGTCCGGAAGTTCAGCAAAAAGGTGAGCCAAATCAAGGCATCCTTCGATCAGTCCAGAGTGCCATCATTCTAGGATTGATTGTTGGGCTGCTTGTTGGGCTGCTTGTTGGGCTGCTTGTTGGGCTGAATCCTGATTTGAGTGATAGTCTGAGTGTTAGGCTGGGTAATGGACACGGCGGTGGGCTGCTTGTTGGGTTGAGTGTTGGGCTGATAGCTGCGCTGATAGCTGCGCTGATTGGAGGTGGTAGTGCCTGCATTCGGCATTTTGTACTACGCTTAAGGCTCTACCGCAACGGATATAGCCCCTGGAACTATGCCCGCTTTCTAGACTATGCAGCAGAGCGCCTCTTTCTACAAAAAGTTGGGGGTCGCTACATTTTTGTCCATCGAATGCTGTTAGAACATTTTGCTGCCATGCGGACAGAACGAAGGAGCCGCTGAGATCACACATTCAAATATTTTGTTGAAGCTGTGGGTTTAGCTGACTTCTGATTCGTCCGTCGTTGACTCAGGAATCACCACGTCACGATCGGTCTTCCCCGGAGATCGATCGCCCTCCAATTCAGTCGAACCCGCGATCACTTCAGGTGTAATTAATTCTCGAATCACTTCAGTTGACTCGGCTGAATCGGAGGACAACACAGCGGCGATATCACGATCGGTTTTTCCAGGCGATCGATCCGGCTCTGAATCTGCTGCCGCCTCAGCAGGCTCTGGAACAACTAGCCTGCGGACAGCTTCGGTTTCATTAGACGGTTTGGGAGCTTCGTTCTCTGGATTTGGAGTTGAAGACATGACGTTATAGGCAACTCACTGATTGGTAATGTTGCCAACAGCATACCTCAGATCAATCCTGCTCTACTGCCCCCAGTGCTTTCAGCGTCGTGCGCTGTGCCAAAGTTAAGCCAATTGCCCCCTTGATATTCATTCCCTCATAGGGACGAGCCATCCTCAACAGTTTCAAACAATTCCCCGTGTGAATATCCCAGAATCGAATTGTTTCATCTTCGCTGCCACTAGCTAGTATAGAATCACTTGGGTTGAAAGCAATTGACCAAATTGTTCTCGTGTGTCCTATTAACGTTTTCCGATGGTTTCCATTTGCTACACTCCATAGCCTTACCGTTTGGTCATCCCCTCCACTTGCCACCAGTTGACCATCCGGGCTAAACTCTACAGACCGAATGCGGTGAGTATGCCCCTGTAGCGTACACAAACATTGCCCTGTTTGCACATTCCAAAGCCCGATTGTGTGATCGGCCCTTCCACTGGCAATCAAACTTCCATCTGGACTAAACGCAACCGATAGCACCGAATCAGAATGACCTGCTAGCGTCTGTAAACATTGCCCGGTTGCTGCATCCCAAAGCTTGATGGTGTGGTCATCGCTGCTGCTAGCCAAGAGAGTTCCTTGCGAACTGAATGCAACTGACTTCACCCGATGGCTATGTCCTTGCAGCGTGTATAGACATTCCCCTGTTCGCCAATCCCACACCCTCACCGTATGGTCACGACTGCCACTCGCCAACCACGCGCGATCGCCACTAAAGCTCACGGACTGTACCCAACTGCTGTGCCCCCGTAACGTTCGGAGGTGTTCTCCATTTTGGTAATTCCAAATCCGGATTGTCTGATCGTCACTTCCACTTGCCATTACATAGCCAGTATCTTCCATTCTTGCTGATGCAGATTCATCCACTGCCGCAAACGCAACTGATGAAATTAACTGAGTATGCCCCGGCAAAGTTCTCAGACAGTCTCCGGTTTCCACATCCCACACTCTGACACACTGGTCTTCGCTGCCACTCGCCAACATCCGACCATCAGAACTGAAGGCGATCGCCAGTACCCAATTGCTGTATCCATCCAACGTTCTGAGACACTGGCCCGAATGAGCATCCCATAGCTTCAGCATTTGATCTTCGCTTACACTCATGAGCGATCGCCCATCGGCGCTAAAGGCGATTAGCCAGACCCGTTGAGTATGCTCTTGGTAAGCGTGAAGGCACTCCCCGGTTGAAACATCCCACATTTTGACAATTCCATCTTCACTGCCTGTGGCAAGCTGTTGTCCATCAGGGCTAAACGCAACTGCCCACACAGGACTTGTGGAATTCGTCAGCGTTCCGATACACTCTCCAGTCGCCAAAGCCCAGAGTTTTACAACCGCATCATCACCAGCCGTTGCTAACGTCTGTCCATTAGGACTGAGACTAACTGACAGCGCCCAACGAATATCCGTTTCTAATACTCGTAAGCATTGCCCTGTGCCTGTATCCCACACTTTTATGGTTTGATCATGACTACCGCTCACCAGAGCTTGCCCATCAGGAGTGAATGCCACAAATACAACCCGATCCGTATGTCCCCGCAAACAATGAACACACTCCCAGGTTTCAACCCTCCATATCCTGGTTGTGTAGTCATCACTGCCACTTACTAACGTCTTGCCATCGGGACTAAACGCGATCGCATGAATACCACTGGTATGCTCCCGCAGCGTCTTGATACATTGTCCCGTTTCCACATTCCATACACGTACCGTATGGTCGTGACTACCGCTGGCGACCAATCGTCCATCCGGGCTAAACGCCAGCGATTGCACCCACGCTGTGTGTCCTTTGCAGGTTAAAACGAGACGGCTTTCAGCAATCTGCCAGACATAAACCTCGTTATCAATTCCGGTCACTAACAGTTGCCCATTTGGACTAAACACCGCAGACAAAAGACTACCCAACGTTTGGGTGAACACCGATCGAGAGAGATCGGCATGAGCAAAATTCGCGTCGTGCAAATTCACGCCCCGCAAATAGGCTTGCCAAACCGTCAGGTGAGAAAAATCAAAGTCTCTAGCGTTGAATCCCAGTTGACCAAGCAGGTTGAGCAGATTGCCAGCGGCGTATCCTGGTTGTCGTCCAGGGCGCGATCGCAAATAGGAAAGAATCTGGTGCAGATAGGAGCTGATCCCTTCCTGGCTGCCCGAGTGAGCGATCAAATAGTCTGCAATGGGCTTGAGGATTAAGCGAGTCTGGGTATTTCTTAAATAGTCTATGGCTTGAGCCTTAATCAAGGCATGGCTGTCGAGTAAAGCAACCGTTCCTCCAATGATCTCTTCGCAGACTTGCTCCACCAATTCGTTTGTCACGTACTCCATCACCACGGGCTGCTGCGTAAAACTCACAGGTCGTAACTCACGCTGCATCGGAGTCATTTTTTCAATCAGCGATCGCAGTTGCAGAGACTCTAGCGCCTCGATCAGCGATCGTTGGGGAACTGTAGGCACAAGATCTTGCTGCAACTCCGGTAACGAAACCCACTCTCGCTGAATCGCTAACCAACGCATGACTTGCTTTTCAAGTGCCGACAGTCGCTCAAATTGCTGACCTAGCAAATCTGAGATGTCGCCAAACACAACAGTGCCCTGGTCTAAAAACTGAGTCGTGTTGCCACCAAATAACTCCTGAATCGTGGTTGCGACAATCTTGAGCGCTAGGGGATTGCCTGCATAGTGATCGATTAGAGCTTGCCCTTCATCGATTGATACAGAGAATCCCTTCTCTCGGATCAGAGCTTGCCCTGCCTCTGGTCCTAACCCCACTAACCTCAATGCACGAATCTTTGCGCCTTCCTTTGTACTGAGAGCTCTGACCTTCTCCCGACTCGTTAAGACTAAACAACTCTGGTGACGGGTTTCCCCAATGCATCTTAGCAGTTGCCCATAGCCCTCATAGCCCTCTCGATAGGCACCCGCTCGTTGGTCACTTCCTAAGATTGACTCGGTATTGTCTAGCACGAGCAGGCAACGGGAAGCGCGGAGGAAGTCCATGAATTGAGCGATTTGGCCATCTAACGAGGCTGGCATCACTGCGTTTTGTGTCGAAAGAAATCCCATCATGTCCGCCAAGATCTCTTGAACGGGTGGAGCATTCCGCAGCGATCGCCAAATCACAACGTCAAATTCATCTTGCACTTGCTCTGCAAATCGAACCGCCAGGGTAGTTTTTCCCATCCCTCCCATGCCGACCAAGGCCACCAATCGACATTCGTCCACAACAACCCATTGCTGTAACTGGGCAAGTTCTTGCTCACGCCCATAAAAGGTAGAGACATCAACCGCCTCACCCCAATCCTGCCACTTGTGAGAAGTAGGATACTTTATGGAAGAGTCTTCTTGCGTTGGTGACTCTAATTCTTCTTGGATCTTCTCTAAAACAGTTAGCGCACTGGGCTCTACAGGATCAGTCTCGAACTCAGCAATCTCCTCACAGTTAAGAGATAGCTTTTCGCAAAGTTCTACAAACGTTGCTCGATCGACAGATTTACCAGTCAGAAAATTACTGACGGTTGCTAAGGCTAAACCTGCATCTTCAGATAATGCGCGTTGGCTGGGAAAGCCATTGCGCTTAACAGCCAGCTTGACCTTCTCAATAAATTCTCGACGCACCCTGAGTGATCTCGACATAACCAATTATGTGAGATTTAGACTAATTTGAACCAGGCTCAACTTAGTTAATTAGAGCACCTAATCGCTCACCACAATGATTTTGACAAGTAGAGAGAAGTCAGGGAAATTGGTTGAAAATCAGGAATCCCCTCCTCATTGCCTTTGTAGGGCAATGGCTGCTGTTGGCGAATGTGCTACAGGTGTCTCATGTCGGTGCTAGTGCTACTGTCATTTAACAATCAATATGGCTCGTCCGCAGATTTGGTAAAGCGATCGCAACGGATAGATTGTAGGACTCGTTGTGGGCTGAGTGGAGATTGGCGTTTGGGAGAGGAGGCTGAGGGAGAGAGGGAATCTTACATCAAGCGGGCGAACGCGCTGCAAGCTACGAAATAACTTCCCGTTTGAGTACTGCCACAGAATCCCACAGCTCTCCGTTAGCACGTGTGCCAGGAAGAATTGTCA
The window above is part of the Trichocoleus desertorum ATA4-8-CV12 genome. Proteins encoded here:
- a CDS encoding AraC family transcriptional regulator encodes the protein MINISLSNANSEAKNFLIKCLQTAGFDVVSIENDLVSIQLIHDKFSVTEKPNIQKSIFPSIPRLRGVFEFIELNYHQNIKLKEVAQAVGYSPAYLTDLVRRLTGKTVNNWIIDRRISEACTLLLETNYSVEEIALKVGYQNINHFYCQFRDSYKNTPRSWRESQRCEIV
- a CDS encoding CHAT domain-containing protein, which produces MNPIKILVLTANPNVPNHEPLRLDAEVRQIEEALKRSQHRDRFELKTQLATRTEDLRRALLDHQPQIVHFSGHGSGENGLVLENDAGTLQLISTEALEHLFAASEYCEVECVLLNACYSEVQAIAIHQIVDCVIGMNQPIGDKAAVQFAIGFYDALGAGRTYEEACNYGRSAILTAGIPEYEIPVLKNRKRRSDRLAVDRSASQSEALKAPTTGSIESGQPSQYQSFGTVTISGKNSPFNAIQSAGDVTLSQNLSQGNRGNTDLQVALEALMKLKQEIVATDALGRLAKKEAESRVEMVQEELQKPKPDKSFIDEVVEALKKGLDGVVTLATPVTQVAALIEKAYAGL
- a CDS encoding NACHT domain-containing protein, coding for MNWNNNSDRQAALEVLMQLRQKISMTDALSTFAKRDAESKVNMLLEELRTPKLGKSFTDDVVEALRKGLEGVATLASFVTQVAALIAKAYEGDSEDQNDSGQLSQDQQQHYENVNIQGNNNTFSSVIAGRDYFSITIGDRIPQQLIQLMTGKRMLLTEEEKQRQRRVLLNKVKEFWIEGVLKRSLHTKALIELGLEERIDAVRRSFNGVEEFPEEATQALPEGTSATSRFDQMGEGRTLLILGEPGSGKTITLLKLAEDLVARSEQDLSQPIPVVFNLSSWAKKSQKIEQWLIQELSEKYQVSKALGKEWVGTQSLILLLDGLDEVKAEQRNDCVEAINQFMQTHGTTELTICCRIQDYKALALVEKLSLRSAIGIQPLTSDQIDRYFEQAGEQLGSLRTILSHDAELQGLATSPLMLSIMSLAYQNSSPNDIIQGGTAEDYRQRLFDNYIDRMFQRRGTTQQYSRQKTRHWLIWLANRLTATAQTEFLIERLQPSWLPNRRQRVCFRLESSLIGGLSGGLSLCLSGGLSSWLIVGLHDGLIVGLYNGLGNGLIVGLSYGLMAIFFGDIQPIETLKWSWKAAWQSAMLGFLSGLIIGLAVDLFSGLIFALGGGLIFGLIGGFRGPEVQQKGEPNQGILRSVQSAIILGLIVGLLVGLLVGLLVGLNPDLSDSLSVRLGNGHGGGLLVGLSVGLIAALIAALIGGGSACIRHFVLRLRLYRNGYSPWNYARFLDYAAERLFLQKVGGRYIFVHRMLLEHFAAMRTERRSR
- a CDS encoding PD40 domain-containing protein, with the translated sequence MSRSLRVRREFIEKVKLAVKRNGFPSQRALSEDAGLALATVSNFLTGKSVDRATFVELCEKLSLNCEEIAEFETDPVEPSALTVLEKIQEELESPTQEDSSIKYPTSHKWQDWGEAVDVSTFYGREQELAQLQQWVVVDECRLVALVGMGGMGKTTLAVRFAEQVQDEFDVVIWRSLRNAPPVQEILADMMGFLSTQNAVMPASLDGQIAQFMDFLRASRCLLVLDNTESILGSDQRAGAYREGYEGYGQLLRCIGETRHQSCLVLTSREKVRALSTKEGAKIRALRLVGLGPEAGQALIREKGFSVSIDEGQALIDHYAGNPLALKIVATTIQELFGGNTTQFLDQGTVVFGDISDLLGQQFERLSALEKQVMRWLAIQREWVSLPELQQDLVPTVPQRSLIEALESLQLRSLIEKMTPMQRELRPVSFTQQPVVMEYVTNELVEQVCEEIIGGTVALLDSHALIKAQAIDYLRNTQTRLILKPIADYLIAHSGSQEGISSYLHQILSYLRSRPGRQPGYAAGNLLNLLGQLGFNARDFDFSHLTVWQAYLRGVNLHDANFAHADLSRSVFTQTLGSLLSAVFSPNGQLLVTGIDNEVYVWQIAESRLVLTCKGHTAWVQSLAFSPDGRLVASGSHDHTVRVWNVETGQCIKTLREHTSGIHAIAFSPDGKTLVSGSDDYTTRIWRVETWECVHCLRGHTDRVVFVAFTPDGQALVSGSHDQTIKVWDTGTGQCLRVLETDIRWALSVSLSPNGQTLATAGDDAVVKLWALATGECIGTLTNSTSPVWAVAFSPDGQQLATGSEDGIVKMWDVSTGECLHAYQEHTQRVWLIAFSADGRSLMSVSEDQMLKLWDAHSGQCLRTLDGYSNWVLAIAFSSDGRMLASGSEDQCVRVWDVETGDCLRTLPGHTQLISSVAFAAVDESASARMEDTGYVMASGSDDQTIRIWNYQNGEHLRTLRGHSSWVQSVSFSGDRAWLASGSRDHTVRVWDWRTGECLYTLQGHSHRVKSVAFSSQGTLLASSSDDHTIKLWDAATGQCLQTLAGHSDSVLSVAFSPDGSLIASGRADHTIGLWNVQTGQCLCTLQGHTHRIRSVEFSPDGQLVASGGDDQTVRLWSVANGNHRKTLIGHTRTIWSIAFNPSDSILASGSEDETIRFWDIHTGNCLKLLRMARPYEGMNIKGAIGLTLAQRTTLKALGAVEQD